The Aggregatilinea lenta genome includes a region encoding these proteins:
- a CDS encoding DUF4870 domain-containing protein: protein MDDQEHTMDERDQTTNMDENPITGTPPASQNPVEGEPVPDHIRRSVDGIKARAGTEADSERVVREYQDRYYPDPPERRSRLEAPLEGVKLPPVSGKPKRKAWESPVHPNERKWAALAHASTLLTALVALPSAGAGVLFTMFVPLLIYFAFRNRSQYVAFHALQAFTLQLVGTVGFMSLFIGGAFVWGALLVLSLLLILLLVGFILAPVVLVLALVYFLATFALPVAMVIYSVIAAVETWNGRDYRYPYIARWVEGQTYVRTA, encoded by the coding sequence ATGGACGACCAGGAGCACACGATGGACGAGCGCGATCAGACGACGAACATGGACGAGAATCCTATCACCGGAACTCCTCCGGCTTCGCAGAACCCGGTCGAAGGCGAGCCGGTGCCGGATCACATCCGCCGGTCGGTGGACGGCATCAAGGCACGGGCGGGCACAGAGGCCGATAGCGAGCGCGTGGTGCGGGAATACCAGGATCGATATTATCCCGACCCGCCGGAGCGCCGCAGCCGCCTTGAAGCGCCGCTGGAAGGCGTAAAGCTGCCGCCGGTGTCGGGCAAGCCCAAGCGCAAGGCATGGGAAAGCCCGGTGCACCCCAACGAGCGCAAGTGGGCTGCCCTGGCGCATGCCAGCACGCTGCTGACGGCGCTGGTCGCGCTGCCGAGCGCGGGCGCGGGCGTGCTGTTCACGATGTTCGTGCCGCTGCTGATCTACTTTGCGTTCCGTAATCGCTCGCAGTACGTGGCATTCCACGCGCTGCAAGCGTTCACCCTCCAGCTCGTGGGCACGGTCGGCTTCATGTCGCTGTTCATCGGCGGCGCATTCGTGTGGGGCGCGCTGCTCGTGCTCTCGCTGCTGCTAATCCTGCTGCTGGTCGGCTTCATCCTGGCTCCGGTCGTGCTGGTGCTGGCGCTGGTCTACTTCCTGGCGACCTTCGCGCTGCCGGTGGCGATGGTGATCTACTCGGTTATCGCGGCGGTCGAGACCTGGAACGGGCGCGACTACCGCTACCCCTACATCGCGCGTTGGGTCGAAGGCCAGACCTACGTGCGCACGGCGTAA
- the aspS gene encoding aspartate--tRNA ligase, with protein MLKTHNCGELRAENAGQTVTLAGWVHRWRDQGGLVFLDLRDRWGVTQVTVNQQTAPEAHALARDIRSEWVIQVTGVVVKRPDGMENSDLASGAIEVHASSIVVLNRAKTPPFYINKDEKVEEALRMRYRYLDLRRPSMQHNLVLRHNVLRYIRNYLGDRGFVEIETPILFKTTPEGARDYLVPSRVHPGKFYALPQSPQQLKQLLMVAGYERYFQVARCFRDEDQRGDRQPEFTQLDMEMSFVTREDVMDLVEGMMTHVVEDVAGLELVTKPFPRLKHHDALLRYGTDKPDLRYGLEIVDVSDIAAGTSFRVFADNVAAGNPVRGIRVPGLASYSRRELSELEEIAKSAGAKGLAWMAVEEGGESPVRSPIAKFFTPELLVMLLERMQAQPGDLLLFVSDTAPVVAGSLDTLRRTLAERLNLTDPKKIAFCWIIDFPLFEWNEDEQRWDPSHHLFTAPMWEDVAMLDGEPGKVRGQQYDLACNGYEVAGGSIRIHDRQIQEKIFKLIGLDPDIARERFGHMLEAFEYGTPPHGGIAPGVDRLIMLLAGEPNIREVIAFPKTQQAADLMAGAPSEAEPAQLEELHIRIADDVTEKS; from the coding sequence ATGTTGAAGACACATAACTGCGGCGAGCTGCGCGCTGAGAACGCAGGCCAAACCGTGACCCTTGCGGGTTGGGTGCATCGTTGGCGCGACCAGGGCGGTCTGGTATTTTTGGATCTGCGCGATCGCTGGGGCGTTACGCAGGTGACGGTCAACCAGCAGACCGCGCCCGAAGCCCACGCACTGGCACGCGACATCCGCTCCGAATGGGTAATCCAGGTGACGGGGGTGGTTGTGAAGCGGCCCGACGGCATGGAAAACTCGGACCTCGCCTCCGGCGCGATTGAGGTGCACGCTAGCAGCATCGTCGTGCTCAACCGCGCCAAGACGCCGCCGTTTTACATCAACAAGGACGAAAAGGTCGAAGAGGCGCTGCGCATGCGCTACCGCTACCTCGACCTGCGCCGCCCGTCGATGCAGCACAACCTCGTGCTGCGCCACAACGTGCTGCGTTACATCCGCAATTACCTGGGCGATCGGGGCTTCGTCGAGATCGAAACGCCGATCCTGTTCAAGACCACGCCCGAAGGCGCGCGCGACTATCTCGTGCCCAGCCGCGTACACCCCGGCAAGTTCTACGCGCTGCCACAAAGCCCGCAGCAGCTCAAGCAGTTGCTAATGGTCGCGGGGTACGAGCGCTATTTCCAGGTGGCGCGTTGTTTCCGCGACGAAGATCAGCGCGGCGACCGCCAGCCGGAATTTACCCAGCTCGACATGGAGATGAGCTTCGTCACGCGCGAAGACGTGATGGACCTCGTTGAAGGCATGATGACGCACGTCGTCGAAGACGTGGCCGGGCTGGAACTGGTCACCAAGCCGTTCCCGCGTCTGAAGCACCACGACGCGCTGCTGCGCTATGGCACGGACAAGCCCGACCTGCGCTACGGCCTGGAAATCGTGGACGTCAGCGACATCGCGGCGGGCACATCCTTCCGCGTGTTCGCAGATAACGTCGCAGCGGGCAATCCGGTGCGTGGCATCCGCGTGCCCGGTCTGGCTTCTTACAGCCGCCGGGAGTTGAGCGAGTTAGAAGAGATCGCCAAGTCGGCAGGGGCAAAGGGCCTCGCCTGGATGGCGGTTGAGGAGGGCGGCGAAAGCCCGGTGCGTTCGCCTATTGCTAAATTCTTCACGCCAGAGCTACTAGTGATGCTGCTGGAACGGATGCAGGCCCAGCCCGGCGACCTGCTACTGTTCGTGTCGGATACAGCCCCGGTCGTCGCTGGATCGCTCGATACGCTGCGGCGCACGCTGGCGGAGCGGCTGAACCTGACTGATCCGAAGAAGATCGCGTTCTGCTGGATCATCGACTTCCCGCTGTTCGAGTGGAATGAGGACGAGCAGCGCTGGGACCCCAGCCACCATCTGTTCACCGCGCCGATGTGGGAAGACGTGGCGATGCTGGACGGCGAGCCGGGCAAGGTGCGCGGCCAGCAATACGACCTGGCCTGCAACGGCTACGAGGTCGCGGGAGGCAGCATCCGTATCCACGACCGCCAGATCCAGGAGAAAATCTTCAAGCTGATCGGGCTGGACCCGGACATCGCGCGCGAGCGGTTCGGGCACATGCTCGAAGCATTCGAGTATGGCACACCGCCGCACGGTGGCATTGCGCCCGGCGTGGACCGGCTGATCATGCTACTAGCAGGCGAGCCGAACATCCGGGAGGTGATCGCGTTCCCCAAGACGCAGCAGGCCGCCGACCTGATGGCCGGGGCGCCGTCCGAAGCGGAACCCGCCCAGCTCGAGGAGCTGCACATCCGTATCGCGGACGACGTGACGGAAAAGAGCTAA
- a CDS encoding phage tail protein encodes MAQESTGIQAVDSLSSNEFKVELDGVEASGVFAVRGLTIRQIDGSGQVALLPLVIVKMVQQDPDLPFNRWTRETLAGTSAKVTRELAIVAVDDGVEVRRWVVKDAWISSIALSDFDSARADLIEERLTIHHGGVEERWPQR; translated from the coding sequence ATGGCGCAGGAAAGCACCGGGATTCAGGCGGTAGACAGCCTGTCCTCGAACGAGTTTAAGGTCGAGCTGGACGGCGTCGAGGCGAGCGGCGTCTTTGCCGTGCGAGGACTGACGATCCGGCAGATCGATGGCAGTGGGCAGGTGGCGCTTCTGCCGCTGGTGATCGTGAAGATGGTCCAGCAGGACCCGGACCTGCCGTTCAACCGCTGGACGCGCGAGACGCTGGCCGGTACGTCGGCGAAAGTCACGCGTGAACTGGCGATCGTCGCAGTGGACGACGGCGTCGAGGTTCGGCGGTGGGTGGTCAAGGATGCCTGGATCAGCAGCATCGCCCTGTCCGACTTCGACTCGGCCCGCGCCGATCTGATCGAGGAACGTCTGACGATTCATCATGGCGGCGTCGAAGAACGCTGGCCGCAGCGCTAG
- a CDS encoding metallophosphoesterase family protein, translated as MRILVISDIHANLAAFEAVLADAQGDWDYVWCLGDVVGYGPDPNECCELLRTLPHLCLAGNHDWAALGRLDIRTFNADARRAVQWTRDTLTPENTAYLAALPTTFVLGNYTLAHGSPREPVWEYILDPLIAALNFPHFETPYCLVGHTHTPILFQLADDRGDTDAIQPIYREGRPLNGHRLIINPGSVGQPRDSNSDAAYGILTMQEAVFEHRRVPYPIGVTQEKMRRLEMPERLITRLEHGW; from the coding sequence ATGCGGATTCTCGTTATTTCCGATATTCATGCTAATTTGGCAGCATTTGAAGCCGTCCTGGCCGATGCACAGGGCGACTGGGACTATGTATGGTGTTTGGGTGATGTCGTCGGTTACGGGCCTGATCCGAACGAATGCTGCGAGCTGCTGCGCACACTGCCGCATTTGTGCCTGGCAGGCAATCACGACTGGGCCGCGCTGGGGCGTCTGGATATCCGCACCTTTAACGCCGACGCACGCCGCGCCGTCCAGTGGACCCGCGATACGCTCACGCCGGAAAATACGGCCTACCTCGCCGCGCTGCCAACGACGTTCGTGCTGGGCAATTACACGTTGGCGCATGGCAGCCCGCGCGAGCCGGTCTGGGAATATATCCTTGATCCGTTGATCGCCGCGCTGAACTTCCCCCACTTTGAGACACCATACTGCCTCGTGGGGCATACGCACACGCCGATCCTGTTCCAGTTGGCCGACGACCGGGGCGACACGGACGCGATCCAGCCCATCTACCGCGAAGGACGACCCCTCAACGGCCACCGGCTGATCATCAATCCCGGCAGCGTGGGCCAGCCGCGCGACTCAAACAGCGATGCGGCTTATGGCATCCTCACCATGCAGGAAGCAGTCTTCGAGCACCGCCGCGTGCCCTACCCCATCGGCGTCACGCAGGAAAAGATGCGCCGCCTGGAAATGCCGGAGCGGTTGATCACGCGCCTGGAACACGGCTGGTAA
- the tsaE gene encoding tRNA (adenosine(37)-N6)-threonylcarbamoyltransferase complex ATPase subunit type 1 TsaE, with protein MSVPASITLEIESLNVEETEALGAALGAQLDPGDVVCLEGDLGAGKTALVRGVGRGWGVLERVTSPTFTLVHEHRRTQDDRVLYHVDCYRLERAADAWSLGLEEMLHSTDNVVLEWPERVAEMLPDGRLWIEFEIGDDTRRTLRVSASEDRYAHLIEALRSRVAG; from the coding sequence TTGTCCGTTCCTGCATCCATTACACTTGAGATCGAGTCTCTCAACGTTGAAGAAACAGAAGCGCTCGGCGCGGCGCTCGGCGCGCAGCTCGACCCCGGCGACGTCGTCTGCCTGGAAGGCGACCTCGGCGCGGGCAAAACTGCGTTGGTGCGCGGCGTTGGGCGGGGGTGGGGCGTGTTGGAGCGGGTCACCAGCCCGACCTTTACGCTGGTCCACGAGCACCGCCGGACGCAGGACGACCGCGTGCTCTATCATGTGGACTGCTACCGCCTGGAGCGCGCCGCCGATGCGTGGTCGCTCGGCCTGGAGGAAATGCTGCACAGCACGGACAACGTCGTGCTGGAGTGGCCGGAGCGCGTTGCGGAGATGCTGCCGGACGGGCGGCTGTGGATCGAGTTCGAGATCGGCGACGATACGCGCCGCACGCTGCGCGTCAGCGCGAGCGAGGATCGGTACGCACACTTGATCGAGGCGCTGCGCTCGCGTGTCGCTGGATGA
- the tsaB gene encoding tRNA (adenosine(37)-N6)-threonylcarbamoyltransferase complex dimerization subunit type 1 TsaB has translation MLLAIDTSSQVMSLALHDGRQIVYEATWRTHNNHTTELTPTIEDAFQRAGIAASDLTAVAVAQGPGSFTGLRIGLGVAKGLAEAQSLPLVAVPSLDIVAAAVPPGNAALVTAIQAGRGRVCAQRYRCVRDMWTPDGDAEITTWLVLVEAVERDTLFAGEIDDAGYRLLNETGRPTRIVPGAFALRRAGFLAELAWARVNAGDMDDPATVTPIYLNQPGAPRS, from the coding sequence GTGTTACTTGCGATTGATACGTCGAGCCAGGTGATGAGTCTGGCGCTGCACGATGGGCGGCAGATCGTCTACGAGGCGACCTGGCGCACGCATAACAACCACACCACCGAACTCACGCCGACCATCGAGGACGCCTTCCAGCGCGCGGGCATCGCTGCATCGGACCTGACCGCCGTCGCCGTTGCGCAGGGACCTGGCTCGTTTACCGGCTTGCGCATCGGGCTGGGCGTTGCCAAGGGATTGGCCGAGGCGCAGTCGCTGCCGCTGGTGGCGGTTCCGTCGCTGGACATCGTCGCGGCGGCGGTTCCGCCTGGCAATGCGGCGCTGGTGACGGCGATCCAGGCCGGGCGCGGGCGCGTCTGCGCCCAGCGTTACCGCTGCGTGCGCGACATGTGGACGCCGGACGGTGACGCGGAGATCACCACGTGGCTGGTGCTGGTTGAGGCCGTCGAGCGCGACACGCTGTTCGCGGGCGAGATCGACGACGCCGGGTACAGGCTCCTCAATGAGACGGGCCGCCCGACGAGAATCGTTCCCGGCGCATTCGCGCTGCGCCGCGCCGGCTTCCTGGCCGAGCTGGCCTGGGCGCGCGTCAATGCGGGCGACATGGACGATCCCGCGACGGTCACGCCGATCTACCTGAACCAACCCGGGGCGCCGCGATCATGA
- the rimI gene encoding ribosomal protein S18-alanine N-acetyltransferase has product MSGSPFTLRHMGLEDIPQVVDIDRASFSSPWPSRTYEFEITNRDASHFCVIEVADHLDKPRMVRSLFQRFWTPKAVPLIAGYGGCWLIAGEAHISTIAVHPQFRGLGLGELLLSGMLKRSMNLKGQYSVLEVRVSNLPAQQLYHKYEYEIVGRRRGYYRDDGEDALLMEARPLDAGYCERLDEHMKTLRQRVEFEDRFTAVNITAEEE; this is encoded by the coding sequence ATGAGCGGCAGTCCTTTTACCCTGCGCCATATGGGCCTGGAGGATATCCCGCAGGTGGTGGATATCGACCGCGCGTCGTTTTCGTCGCCCTGGCCGTCACGCACCTATGAATTCGAGATCACCAACCGTGACGCGTCGCACTTCTGCGTGATCGAAGTGGCCGATCATCTCGACAAGCCGCGTATGGTCCGCTCGCTGTTCCAGCGTTTCTGGACGCCCAAAGCCGTGCCCCTGATCGCGGGCTACGGTGGCTGCTGGCTGATCGCGGGCGAGGCGCATATCAGCACGATCGCAGTACACCCGCAATTTCGCGGCCTGGGCCTGGGTGAGCTGTTGCTGTCGGGCATGCTCAAGCGCTCGATGAATCTCAAAGGGCAGTATTCGGTGCTGGAAGTGCGGGTCAGCAACCTGCCGGCGCAGCAGTTGTATCACAAGTACGAGTACGAAATCGTGGGACGCCGCCGGGGCTACTACCGGGACGACGGCGAGGATGCCCTGCTGATGGAAGCGCGTCCGCTCGATGCTGGCTACTGCGAACGGCTGGACGAACACATGAAGACGCTGCGCCAGCGCGTGGAGTTTGAGGATCGGTTCACGGCGGTCAATATTACTGCCGAGGAGGAGTAA
- a CDS encoding uracil-DNA glycosylase: MADRLSVEERRHALEAVADEIKGCTLCPLHTSRTHAVPGAGRVDAEIMFIGEGPGYHEDQQGLPFVGASGQYLNELLHMIGLKREDVYITNVVKCRPPNNRDPLPNELDTCIPTYLQRQVEIIQPKLIATLGRFSMALFFPGGRITKIHGQPRRGNGRIYYPLFHPAAVLRNPNLRPMMEEDFRRMLVLAQEMASADASQPDDEPPPPPRQLSLF, from the coding sequence ATGGCGGACAGGTTGAGCGTGGAGGAACGGCGTCACGCGCTGGAAGCGGTCGCGGATGAAATCAAGGGCTGCACGCTGTGCCCACTGCATACCTCGCGCACGCACGCCGTGCCGGGTGCGGGCCGCGTCGATGCTGAAATCATGTTCATCGGCGAAGGCCCTGGTTACCACGAAGACCAGCAGGGCCTGCCGTTCGTGGGCGCGTCGGGCCAGTACCTGAACGAGCTGCTGCACATGATCGGCCTCAAGCGTGAGGACGTTTATATCACGAACGTGGTCAAGTGCCGCCCGCCCAACAACCGCGATCCGCTGCCCAATGAGCTGGATACCTGCATCCCGACCTATTTGCAGCGCCAGGTCGAGATCATCCAGCCCAAGCTGATCGCCACCCTGGGACGGTTCAGCATGGCGCTGTTCTTCCCCGGCGGGCGCATCACCAAGATTCACGGTCAGCCCCGGCGCGGCAACGGGCGCATCTATTACCCGCTGTTTCACCCGGCGGCAGTGCTGCGCAACCCGAACCTGCGTCCCATGATGGAAGAGGACTTCCGTCGGATGCTGGTGCTGGCGCAGGAGATGGCTTCTGCCGATGCATCCCAGCCGGACGATGAGCCACCGCCTCCCCCACGCCAGCTCTCGCTGTTCTGA
- a CDS encoding MraY family glycosyltransferase, with protein sequence MTDYFPVMIAGFAAVVGITPITRRLAFRYGVLDQPSARKVHQSPTPLMGGLAIYAALVLALLFFSPPFYIVEFGAIMAGATWLVLLGFVDDRNGMRPWIKMAGQVLAGVVLVLAGIQIHAFSSDVLNVGLTLFWIVGITNAMNFQDNMDGLAAGITAIASAFFFVMAVREQLTLVSSLAAALAGASVGFLIYNFSPASTFMGDMGSMVLGFLLAVLAIKLDFSATPDLQVVTSAVPVVVLGFPIFDMVLVVFTRLRERRSPMQGGKDHTSHRLVTLGISQRTAVLVLYGVCIVFGSIAVQLSQATVDEGLRIGAALVLTLVVAFIFLEWTYIRSKR encoded by the coding sequence ATGACCGATTATTTCCCCGTCATGATTGCCGGGTTCGCAGCGGTCGTGGGGATTACGCCCATCACACGGCGCCTGGCGTTCCGCTATGGCGTACTGGATCAGCCGAGCGCGCGCAAGGTGCACCAGTCGCCAACGCCGCTGATGGGTGGTCTGGCAATTTACGCGGCGCTGGTCCTGGCGCTGTTGTTTTTCAGCCCACCGTTTTACATTGTCGAGTTCGGCGCGATTATGGCCGGGGCGACGTGGCTGGTGCTGCTCGGCTTTGTGGACGATCGAAACGGGATGCGGCCCTGGATCAAGATGGCGGGGCAGGTGTTGGCGGGCGTTGTGTTGGTGCTGGCCGGGATTCAGATTCACGCGTTTAGCAGCGATGTGCTCAACGTCGGACTGACGCTGTTTTGGATCGTGGGCATCACCAACGCTATGAATTTCCAGGACAACATGGACGGCCTCGCGGCGGGTATCACGGCCATCGCCTCCGCCTTCTTCTTTGTGATGGCCGTGCGCGAACAACTGACCCTGGTCAGCAGCCTTGCCGCGGCGCTGGCGGGCGCGTCGGTCGGCTTCCTGATCTACAACTTCAGTCCGGCCTCGACCTTCATGGGTGACATGGGCAGCATGGTGCTCGGCTTTCTGCTGGCCGTACTGGCGATTAAACTCGACTTCAGCGCTACGCCCGACCTGCAGGTGGTGACTTCCGCCGTGCCGGTCGTGGTGCTGGGCTTCCCCATCTTCGACATGGTTCTGGTGGTGTTCACACGGCTGCGCGAGAGGCGTTCCCCGATGCAGGGCGGCAAGGATCACACGTCGCACCGGCTGGTAACGCTCGGTATCAGCCAGCGGACCGCCGTACTGGTGCTCTACGGCGTGTGCATCGTGTTCGGCAGCATCGCGGTGCAGTTGTCGCAGGCGACCGTCGACGAAGGGCTGCGGATCGGCGCAGCGCTGGTGCTGACGCTGGTCGTGGCCTTTATCTTCCTGGAATGGACGTATATCCGCAGCAAGCGGTAA
- a CDS encoding SDR family oxidoreductase, with translation MTDAKTYLVTGGAGFIGSHVVEALVKAGNHVKVVDNFSTGKRNNLDGVRDRIELLEFSITDRDKLNKAMQGVDYVFHIAALASVPRSVDDPIGSNDNNVTGTLNLLLAARDAGVRRVVYSGSSSAYGDSDVEYKTEDLLPRPLSPYAVAKLAAEHYCQAFSNVYGLETVTVRYFNVFGPRQDPLSAYAAVIPKFITLMLKGEAPKIEGDGLQSRDFTYIDNVVHGNLLACHTPGVTGETFNIAVGGNINLLDMVSELNHLLGTHIEPEFVAPRPGDVKHSRAAIDKAGRMLGYEPVVSFEDGLARTLAWYKTAMPV, from the coding sequence ATGACTGACGCGAAGACGTATCTGGTGACGGGTGGGGCGGGGTTCATCGGCTCGCACGTAGTGGAGGCCCTGGTCAAGGCGGGCAACCACGTGAAGGTGGTCGATAACTTCTCGACCGGCAAGCGCAACAACCTCGACGGCGTGCGCGACCGCATCGAGCTGCTGGAGTTCAGCATCACCGACCGTGACAAGCTCAACAAGGCGATGCAAGGCGTCGATTATGTGTTCCACATCGCGGCGCTGGCCTCGGTTCCGCGCTCCGTGGACGACCCGATCGGCAGCAACGACAACAACGTCACCGGCACGCTGAACCTGCTGCTTGCCGCGCGCGATGCGGGCGTTAGGCGTGTGGTCTATTCCGGCTCGTCCTCGGCCTATGGTGACTCGGACGTCGAGTATAAGACCGAAGACCTGCTCCCGCGTCCCCTGTCACCCTACGCGGTGGCGAAGCTGGCCGCCGAACACTACTGCCAGGCTTTCAGCAACGTCTATGGGCTGGAAACGGTCACCGTACGCTACTTCAACGTCTTCGGCCCACGCCAGGACCCGCTGTCGGCCTACGCTGCTGTGATCCCCAAGTTCATCACCCTGATGCTGAAGGGCGAAGCGCCCAAGATCGAGGGCGACGGCTTGCAGTCGCGCGACTTTACCTATATCGACAACGTGGTACACGGCAATCTGCTGGCCTGCCATACGCCGGGCGTCACTGGCGAAACGTTCAACATTGCGGTCGGCGGCAACATCAACCTGCTGGACATGGTGTCTGAGCTGAACCACCTGTTGGGTACGCACATCGAACCGGAATTCGTCGCGCCGCGTCCTGGTGACGTGAAGCATTCGCGCGCCGCCATCGACAAGGCAGGACGTATGCTCGGCTACGAGCCGGTGGTGTCGTTTGAGGATGGATTGGCGCGTACCCTGGCGTGGTACAAGACCGCCATGCCCGTATAA
- a CDS encoding glycosyltransferase has product MPANRIVHLSKMTGVSGSEGHLLVLLRGLRARGLDVRLWILIEPGKPLDAYAAQLEAAGVPVEQILIRRDLDPALWRDLLARLHAIQPDVVHTHLFHADLYGTLAARRAGVPYVISSRHNDDKFRRRTPIRLLLHTLWRRTDAGIAISDAIRRFSIEVEGARPDQIRTIHYGLNPASIDAPAGMRTQLSEQIGAPPDALLVGSVCRLIEQKGLMDGLRGFAQVARDVPEAHYVLAGDGPLRGALEAEAIQLGVADRVHFLGWRDDARAVMSALDLLLAPSLWEGFGLVFLEAMALGVPILSTCVSAIPEVVIDGETGWLVPPHDADAVAVALREALVHPPLLMARGRAGRQRLETHFTVERMVDQTVEVYRSLGETR; this is encoded by the coding sequence ATGCCTGCCAACCGTATCGTTCATCTCTCCAAGATGACCGGCGTGTCCGGGTCAGAAGGACATCTGCTGGTGCTGCTGCGCGGCTTGCGCGCGCGGGGGCTGGACGTCCGTTTGTGGATTCTGATCGAGCCGGGCAAACCGCTGGACGCCTATGCCGCACAGCTTGAGGCGGCGGGGGTGCCGGTCGAGCAGATTCTCATCCGCCGCGATCTCGACCCGGCCCTGTGGCGCGATCTACTCGCACGGCTGCATGCCATTCAGCCGGACGTGGTGCACACACACCTGTTCCACGCCGATCTGTACGGCACGCTGGCGGCGCGGCGCGCAGGTGTGCCCTACGTGATCAGCTCCCGCCATAACGACGACAAGTTCCGCCGTCGCACCCCGATTCGTCTGTTACTGCACACGCTGTGGCGGCGCACGGACGCCGGGATCGCCATCTCAGACGCGATCCGGCGCTTTTCGATTGAGGTCGAAGGCGCGCGCCCGGACCAGATCCGCACGATCCATTACGGCCTGAACCCTGCCAGCATCGACGCGCCCGCCGGGATGCGCACGCAGCTCAGCGAGCAGATCGGCGCACCGCCCGATGCGCTGTTGGTCGGCTCGGTCTGCCGCCTGATCGAGCAGAAGGGCCTCATGGACGGGCTGCGCGGGTTTGCGCAGGTCGCACGCGACGTGCCGGAAGCACATTACGTGCTGGCGGGCGACGGTCCGCTGCGCGGCGCGCTGGAAGCGGAAGCAATTCAGCTGGGTGTGGCCGATCGCGTGCATTTCCTCGGCTGGCGCGACGATGCCCGCGCCGTGATGAGCGCGCTCGATCTGCTGTTGGCCCCGTCGCTATGGGAAGGGTTCGGACTGGTGTTTCTGGAAGCGATGGCGCTGGGTGTACCGATCTTGAGTACGTGCGTCAGCGCTATTCCCGAAGTAGTAATCGACGGTGAAACGGGCTGGCTCGTGCCGCCGCATGACGCGGACGCCGTGGCCGTAGCCTTGCGCGAGGCGCTGGTACACCCTCCGCTGCTGATGGCGCGCGGGCGCGCCGGACGCCAACGTCTGGAGACGCACTTCACGGTCGAGCGCATGGTCGATCAAACGGTTGAGGTCTATCGCAGCCTGGGAGAAACGCGCTGA